One genomic region from Desulfovermiculus halophilus DSM 18834 encodes:
- a CDS encoding tyrosine recombinase, whose amino-acid sequence MHMDQNLTDLPEPVHGYLTYLSTQKGLADATVEAYANDLRRLDAFARFRHSSLEHPEELDRAFLQAFIADLHRTGTAKTSISRKLSTLRGFFRFCLRQGLIGSDPSSGLKNPKHSASHPTCLNVDQVFALLDQAAGTDPQALRDVALAELLYGSGLRISEAIRLNLQDVDLGQHVVRVTGKGSKERVVPLTSEARDRLLRYLDHRFAFPAAYDQEAFFLGRRGKRLQRRQANRVLDRLASMAGLPQSISPHVLRHSFATHLLESGADLRSVQKLLGHSSLSTTQRYTHLSLGHLAQIYDQTHPRAKS is encoded by the coding sequence ATGCACATGGACCAAAATCTCACCGATCTCCCCGAACCGGTCCACGGTTACCTGACCTACCTGAGCACTCAGAAGGGCCTGGCCGATGCGACCGTGGAGGCCTATGCCAACGATCTGCGCCGCCTGGACGCCTTTGCCCGCTTTCGGCACTCCAGCCTGGAGCATCCGGAAGAGCTGGACCGCGCTTTTCTCCAGGCCTTTATCGCCGACCTGCACCGGACCGGAACGGCCAAGACCAGCATTTCCCGAAAGCTTTCCACTCTGCGCGGTTTCTTCCGCTTCTGTCTCCGTCAGGGCTTGATCGGGTCCGATCCCAGCTCAGGACTCAAGAATCCCAAACATTCCGCGTCCCACCCCACCTGCCTGAACGTGGACCAGGTCTTCGCCCTTTTGGACCAGGCCGCGGGCACCGACCCCCAGGCCCTGCGGGACGTTGCCCTGGCCGAGCTCCTCTACGGCTCGGGGCTGCGGATCAGTGAGGCCATCCGGCTCAATCTCCAGGATGTGGACCTTGGCCAGCATGTGGTGCGGGTCACCGGCAAAGGCAGCAAGGAGCGGGTTGTCCCCCTGACCTCTGAGGCCAGAGATCGCCTGCTTCGCTACCTTGATCATCGTTTCGCCTTTCCGGCGGCCTATGACCAAGAGGCCTTTTTCCTGGGCCGGCGGGGAAAACGCCTTCAACGCCGGCAGGCCAACCGAGTTCTGGACCGCCTGGCCTCCATGGCCGGCCTGCCTCAGTCCATCTCGCCCCACGTGTTGCGCCACAGTTTTGCCACCCATCTGCTGGAGTCCGGCGCTGATCTGCGCTCGGTTCAAAAGCTCCTGGGCCATTCCTCCCTGTCCACCACCCAGCGCTACACCCACCTCAGCCTGGGCCACCTGGCTCAGATCTACGACCAGACCCACCCCCGGGCCAAGAGCTAG
- a CDS encoding histidine phosphatase family protein — MHTTPQKLYIVMTGLPARGKSTIAARIKESFLASGIATEIFNNGDLRRRLIDRNTANSDFYDPNNKQSSALREHIAVTNIKNAAHFIDQGGEVAILDATNVSRKRRELILSMLTDHPVLFIETVNNDPEILEANINRKARLPEFSRFGHQEAVASFKERIRYYQHISDPFQNEANYIQVDSLHNKILKFWLTDHLPHFEQLRDLLVTDYVKNLFLVRHGQTTDNLIERIGGDAPLTEKGQEQAFRLGDVFSSVPLPYIFCSQKQRTRQTAKPICDNQSCGCTLVQLEEFNEIDAGICEEMTYEEIKAQMPHVYYERMMDKYNYVYPQGEGYVSMRTRIDRGVKKALFLSGNADHIVIVGHRAVNRMILAHFLYRRIEDVPYIYVPQNQYYHIVSMQQKKLFELKKIS; from the coding sequence ATGCATACCACCCCTCAAAAGCTGTACATCGTCATGACCGGCCTGCCGGCCCGGGGAAAATCAACCATCGCCGCCCGGATCAAGGAAAGCTTTCTGGCCAGCGGCATCGCCACTGAGATTTTCAACAACGGGGACCTCCGCCGCCGCCTCATCGACCGAAACACCGCCAACTCAGACTTTTACGACCCAAACAACAAACAGAGCTCGGCCCTGCGCGAGCACATTGCGGTCACCAACATCAAGAATGCTGCCCACTTCATCGATCAGGGCGGTGAAGTGGCCATCCTGGATGCGACAAACGTCAGCCGCAAACGGCGGGAGCTCATCCTCTCCATGCTCACTGACCACCCTGTGCTCTTTATTGAGACCGTGAACAACGATCCGGAGATCCTGGAGGCCAACATCAACAGGAAGGCCCGCCTGCCGGAGTTCAGCCGCTTCGGGCACCAGGAAGCGGTGGCCAGCTTCAAGGAGCGGATCAGGTATTATCAACATATCTCCGACCCTTTCCAGAATGAAGCCAACTACATCCAGGTGGACTCCCTGCACAACAAGATCCTCAAATTCTGGCTCACCGATCACCTGCCTCACTTTGAGCAGCTCCGGGACCTGCTGGTCACCGACTACGTAAAGAACCTCTTCCTCGTCCGGCACGGGCAGACCACGGACAATCTCATAGAGCGGATCGGGGGCGATGCCCCGTTGACCGAAAAGGGACAGGAGCAGGCCTTCCGCCTGGGCGACGTGTTCAGTTCGGTCCCTCTGCCCTATATCTTCTGCAGCCAGAAGCAGCGGACCAGACAGACGGCCAAGCCGATCTGCGACAATCAGTCCTGCGGGTGCACCCTGGTACAGCTGGAGGAGTTCAATGAGATTGACGCCGGTATCTGCGAGGAGATGACCTACGAGGAGATCAAGGCCCAGATGCCCCATGTGTATTACGAACGGATGATGGACAAATACAACTACGTCTATCCCCAGGGTGAGGGATACGTGAGCATGCGGACCCGGATCGACAGGGGGGTGAAAAAGGCCCTGTTCTTAAGCGGAAATGCGGATCATATCGTTATTGTCGGGCACCGGGCGGTCAACCGGATGATCCTGGCCCATTTCCTCTACCGCCGGATTGAGGACGTTCCCTACATCTACGTCCCCCAGAACCAATATTACCATATTGTTTCCATGCAGCAGAAGAAGCTCTTTGAGCTGAAAAAGATCAGCTAG
- a CDS encoding radical SAM protein, whose amino-acid sequence MTPGYAHVSRDLLVARAKQAVDALAECNLCPRQCGVNRSKGELGYCRTGRRAVVASAHLHYGEEAPLVGSRGSGTVFFAGCSLGCVFCQNYDISHDTDQGHPVRAGQLAGIMLDLQRHGAANINLVTPSHVVPHILEALVEAAASGLNLPLVYNCSGYERVETLRMLEGIVDIYMPDIKFYHPEPAAIYCRAGDYPQQARAAVKEMHRQVGDLVLDHDGTAVRGLLVRHLLMPDRLAGTMDWLRFVVREISKDTYINIMDQYRPCGQAWSYPELCGPIPAQAREEAFAHARALGLTRIDPGPKRRLQDFFTL is encoded by the coding sequence ATGACTCCGGGATACGCACACGTAAGCCGTGACCTTCTGGTTGCCAGAGCCAAGCAGGCGGTAGACGCCTTGGCCGAATGCAATCTATGCCCCAGACAGTGCGGGGTCAACAGAAGCAAGGGAGAGCTCGGCTATTGCCGGACCGGACGCCGGGCGGTGGTTGCCTCGGCCCATCTGCACTATGGAGAGGAAGCTCCTCTGGTCGGAAGCCGGGGCTCGGGGACCGTATTTTTTGCCGGATGCAGCCTCGGCTGTGTCTTCTGCCAGAACTACGACATCAGCCACGACACAGACCAAGGACACCCGGTCCGCGCCGGACAGCTGGCCGGGATCATGCTCGATCTTCAACGTCATGGGGCGGCAAACATCAATCTGGTCACCCCCTCCCATGTTGTTCCCCACATCCTGGAAGCATTGGTGGAGGCTGCCGCGTCCGGCCTGAATCTGCCCCTGGTCTATAACTGCTCCGGCTACGAACGGGTTGAGACCCTGCGCATGCTGGAAGGGATCGTGGACATCTACATGCCGGACATCAAATTCTATCACCCCGAACCAGCCGCGATCTATTGCCGGGCCGGGGACTATCCCCAGCAGGCCAGGGCGGCGGTCAAGGAAATGCATCGGCAGGTCGGGGACCTGGTCCTGGACCACGACGGCACTGCTGTCCGCGGGCTCTTGGTCCGCCACCTGCTCATGCCGGACCGCCTGGCCGGGACCATGGATTGGCTGCGTTTTGTGGTCCGGGAGATCTCCAAAGACACCTATATAAACATCATGGACCAGTACCGGCCGTGCGGACAGGCCTGGTCCTATCCAGAGCTCTGCGGGCCCATCCCCGCACAGGCCAGGGAAGAGGCCTTCGCCCATGCCAGGGCCCTGGGCCTGACCCGGATTGATCCAGGCCCCAAACGGCGCCTGCAGGACTTCTTCACGCTATGA
- a CDS encoding M16 family metallopeptidase: MKTAWKASLWQCCLLCVVGILACAFQVCAAENDLLTRMEGKVSRFTLDNGLSFVVIERHQAPVASFVTMVDVGSVDEPAGLSGLAHMLEHMAFKGTSRIGTTNWEAEEEVLDQLEQAYLSWRRAQKSNDAAQDTVQARKEKFERLREKAKSYVQPNEFASIIEANGGTDLNAATSSEYTMYFCSLPANRAELWFSLESERLRDPVWREFFTEKEVVLEERRMRVDSSPIGRMMERLLAASFVAHPYRNPVIGWESEIKAALPSDLTRLYEKYYVPENMVCAVAGDVDPEQIRAWAEEYFGALPTGPRPPEVQTKEPERLGTKQLKISSRAQPVLARTYSGVSRFHPQAPALELASDILSQGRTSRLYTSLVQKQELAAQVGTFSGYPADVDPGLFVLFALPNAGVSLDDLAAGIDEQLARMRTTDVSDQELKRVKGKARARLLRSLDSNLGLARSLAKAQLLDGDWREAFLALRRLEDVQPGEIRKAVGTHLDPDTRVEVRLVQNSKPQGKTKN, encoded by the coding sequence ATGAAGACAGCGTGGAAAGCATCTCTGTGGCAGTGTTGTCTGCTGTGTGTTGTGGGTATCCTGGCCTGCGCGTTTCAGGTCTGCGCAGCCGAAAACGACCTGCTGACCAGGATGGAGGGCAAGGTAAGCCGATTCACCCTGGACAACGGGCTGAGCTTTGTGGTCATCGAGCGCCATCAGGCCCCGGTGGCCAGCTTTGTGACCATGGTCGACGTGGGTAGTGTGGATGAGCCGGCCGGACTGAGTGGTCTGGCCCATATGCTGGAGCATATGGCCTTTAAAGGCACTTCCAGGATCGGGACCACGAATTGGGAGGCGGAAGAAGAGGTTTTGGACCAGCTGGAGCAGGCCTACCTAAGCTGGCGCAGGGCCCAAAAGTCCAATGACGCAGCCCAGGACACCGTGCAAGCCAGAAAGGAGAAGTTTGAACGCCTGCGGGAGAAAGCCAAGTCCTATGTCCAGCCCAACGAGTTCGCCTCCATTATTGAGGCCAATGGGGGCACGGACCTGAACGCGGCCACTTCTTCGGAGTACACCATGTATTTCTGCAGCCTGCCGGCGAACAGGGCTGAGCTGTGGTTCAGCCTGGAGTCGGAACGCCTGCGGGACCCGGTGTGGCGGGAGTTCTTCACTGAAAAAGAGGTGGTTCTGGAAGAACGCCGGATGCGGGTTGACTCCAGCCCCATCGGGCGGATGATGGAACGCCTGCTGGCAGCATCCTTTGTGGCCCACCCCTACCGGAACCCGGTCATCGGCTGGGAGTCCGAGATCAAGGCCGCCCTGCCCTCGGATCTGACCAGACTGTACGAAAAATACTACGTCCCGGAGAATATGGTCTGCGCGGTGGCCGGAGATGTAGACCCGGAGCAGATCCGGGCCTGGGCGGAGGAATACTTCGGCGCTCTGCCCACAGGGCCCAGGCCCCCGGAGGTCCAGACAAAGGAGCCTGAACGCCTGGGAACAAAGCAGCTAAAAATCTCCAGCCGGGCCCAGCCTGTCTTGGCCCGGACCTACTCCGGAGTGAGCCGCTTCCATCCCCAGGCCCCGGCTCTGGAGCTGGCCAGTGACATCCTCAGTCAGGGCCGGACCTCCCGCCTGTATACCTCTCTGGTTCAGAAACAGGAGCTGGCCGCTCAGGTGGGGACCTTCTCCGGATATCCTGCAGATGTCGACCCCGGACTGTTTGTGCTCTTTGCCCTGCCCAATGCCGGGGTGTCTCTGGACGATCTGGCAGCGGGCATAGATGAGCAGCTGGCCCGCATGCGCACCACTGACGTCTCTGACCAGGAGCTTAAGAGGGTGAAAGGTAAGGCCCGGGCCCGGCTTCTGCGCAGCCTGGATTCCAATCTCGGGCTGGCCAGGAGCCTGGCCAAGGCCCAGCTCCTGGACGGGGACTGGCGGGAGGCCTTCCTGGCCCTCAGACGTCTGGAGGATGTTCAGCCCGGAGAGATCCGCAAGGCGGTGGGGACCCATTTGGATCCGGATACAAGGGTTGAGGTCCGCCTGGTGCAAAACAGCAAGCCACAAGGCAAAACGAAGAATTAA
- the dprA gene encoding DNA-processing protein DprA — MASAHSPSRAQEFWACLALRHTEGLGTRTCKKLIQAYGSAHYAVTAADRWSRDQLVRPSVADIFTQEKWRDPAGAELEQVRRRQDRVVMYTDPDYPDSLRQIPDPPLYLYLIGDRALLRSPCVAIVGSRKCTPYGQNMARRIASGLSQAGVSVVSGFALGIDRLAHFAGLRDQGRTIAVLGTGLDRVYPAQNADLWSKITAAGLALTEFPPGSEPDAYNFPRRNRIISGLSMGVVVVEAAQKSGSLITARLALEYNREVFAVPGQATAPSFVGCLDLIRQGAVLTRSAEDVLQELAFQLPTDHEESAQDQSSSAAAQPAASKLDHLGSEEQALARLLLADAQVHIDTLTQQLGWESNKVSQTLLMLELKGVVKQQSGMYYALA, encoded by the coding sequence ATGGCCAGTGCACACTCTCCATCCCGGGCACAGGAATTCTGGGCCTGCCTCGCCTTGCGGCACACAGAGGGCTTGGGAACACGAACCTGCAAGAAACTGATCCAGGCCTACGGATCGGCCCATTATGCGGTCACAGCGGCAGACCGATGGAGCCGGGACCAGCTCGTGCGCCCTTCAGTAGCAGATATTTTCACCCAGGAAAAGTGGCGGGACCCCGCCGGTGCTGAGCTGGAGCAGGTGCGCCGCAGGCAGGACCGGGTGGTCATGTATACAGACCCGGACTATCCGGATTCCTTGCGTCAGATACCGGATCCCCCCCTGTACCTGTATCTGATCGGGGACCGGGCCCTGCTCCGTTCCCCGTGCGTCGCCATAGTCGGTTCCAGAAAATGCACCCCCTACGGCCAGAATATGGCCCGGCGCATAGCCTCCGGCCTGTCTCAAGCCGGAGTAAGCGTTGTTTCCGGCTTTGCCCTGGGCATCGACCGCCTGGCCCATTTCGCCGGTCTGCGGGATCAAGGGCGGACAATTGCCGTTTTGGGCACCGGCCTGGACCGGGTCTATCCGGCTCAAAACGCTGATTTGTGGTCCAAAATCACAGCTGCCGGACTGGCACTTACCGAGTTTCCTCCTGGGAGCGAACCGGATGCCTACAATTTTCCCCGCCGGAACAGAATCATCAGCGGCTTGAGCATGGGCGTGGTGGTTGTGGAGGCGGCCCAGAAAAGCGGCAGCTTGATCACTGCCCGTCTGGCCCTGGAGTACAACCGGGAGGTGTTTGCAGTCCCCGGCCAGGCCACGGCCCCCAGCTTCGTCGGATGCCTGGACCTGATCCGACAGGGGGCGGTGCTGACCCGCTCAGCTGAAGATGTCCTGCAGGAGCTGGCCTTCCAACTGCCCACAGATCACGAGGAGTCCGCTCAGGATCAGTCCTCATCTGCCGCAGCCCAGCCCGCAGCTTCAAAGCTGGATCACCTGGGATCAGAGGAGCAGGCTTTGGCCCGCCTCCTGCTCGCCGACGCCCAGGTGCACATCGATACCCTGACCCAGCAGCTGGGCTGGGAAAGCAACAAGGTGAGCCAGACCCTGCTCATGCTGGAGCTCAAAGGCGTGGTTAAGCAGCAAAGCGGCATGTACTACGCCCTGGCCTGA
- a CDS encoding M16 family metallopeptidase, producing the protein MSRFMFGLLLVLGMCCVAAPGWSDAPPHYTELTFPQLSDWPHVQPQTFTLPNKARVVVIEDHELPLVRIQVLVRCGEAQVPEGQEGLGKVAVKALRSGGSRSYPGEELNALLENKAAKLSVDMRFASTKISLDLLRRDLDSLVPVLGDLLAHPRFPEDKIAWAKKQVLTEIARRNDNQQEVAFREFKRLVYGPETVYGRLPDPETVQDVRRDDIRDLHARHFTGANMLIGVVGDVRAERVQTMLAESMSAVPAGKPVQLDFPPVEASGEPKQQFIHMPGVNQVSILMGHKGGLRQSKDYAALQVMNAVLSQGFSSRLFQNLRSRMGLAYSVYGRFGSKYFYPGVFLAGLKTRSANMVLATKALKKEIVTLHRDGVTGEELQRAKEEFVNSLVFRYETPKEILDRQLYYAYRDMPADSFERLVENIRDVRVKDVNRAAARHLHPDRLQTLMVGNRDMVQDQLSEFPEMKIVELEKGD; encoded by the coding sequence ATGTCCAGATTTATGTTCGGGTTGCTCCTGGTCCTGGGGATGTGCTGTGTCGCTGCGCCGGGCTGGAGCGACGCCCCGCCGCATTATACTGAGCTGACCTTTCCGCAGCTTTCCGATTGGCCCCATGTGCAGCCGCAGACCTTTACTCTGCCCAACAAGGCCCGGGTGGTGGTCATTGAGGATCATGAGCTGCCCCTGGTCCGGATCCAGGTCCTGGTCCGCTGTGGAGAGGCCCAGGTGCCGGAGGGACAGGAAGGTCTGGGAAAAGTGGCCGTCAAGGCCCTGCGCAGCGGGGGAAGCAGGTCCTACCCAGGGGAAGAGCTGAATGCCCTCCTGGAGAACAAGGCGGCCAAGCTCTCGGTTGATATGCGCTTTGCCTCCACCAAGATTTCTCTGGACCTTCTGCGCCGGGACCTGGACAGCCTGGTGCCGGTGCTGGGAGACCTCCTGGCCCACCCCCGGTTTCCGGAGGACAAGATAGCATGGGCCAAAAAGCAGGTGCTGACCGAAATCGCCAGGCGAAACGACAATCAGCAGGAAGTGGCCTTTCGGGAGTTCAAGCGTCTGGTCTACGGTCCGGAGACCGTCTACGGCCGTCTGCCTGACCCAGAAACGGTTCAAGATGTGCGGAGGGATGATATCCGGGATCTGCATGCCCGGCACTTTACCGGGGCCAATATGCTCATCGGAGTGGTTGGGGATGTGCGGGCGGAGCGGGTCCAGACCATGCTGGCTGAGAGCATGAGCGCCGTTCCGGCCGGAAAACCTGTGCAGCTGGACTTTCCTCCTGTGGAAGCCTCCGGGGAGCCGAAGCAGCAGTTCATCCATATGCCCGGGGTGAATCAGGTGTCCATACTCATGGGCCATAAGGGTGGCCTGCGTCAAAGCAAGGACTATGCCGCCCTGCAGGTCATGAACGCAGTCCTCAGTCAGGGCTTTTCCAGCCGTCTGTTCCAGAACCTGCGGAGCCGGATGGGGCTGGCCTATTCCGTCTATGGGCGCTTCGGGAGCAAGTACTTTTATCCCGGGGTTTTCCTGGCCGGACTGAAGACCCGGAGCGCGAATATGGTCCTGGCGACCAAGGCCTTGAAAAAAGAGATTGTCACCCTGCACAGGGACGGGGTCACCGGGGAGGAACTGCAGCGGGCCAAGGAGGAGTTCGTCAACTCCCTGGTCTTTCGTTACGAGACGCCCAAAGAGATCCTGGACCGCCAGCTGTACTATGCCTATCGGGACATGCCGGCGGACAGCTTTGAACGGTTGGTCGAGAACATCAGGGATGTCCGGGTCAAGGATGTGAACAGGGCAGCGGCCCGGCATCTGCACCCGGACCGGCTGCAGACGCTCATGGTCGGCAACCGGGATATGGTCCAGGATCAGCTGTCCGAGTTTCCAGAGATGAAGATCGTGGAGCTGGAAAAGGGAGACTGA
- the rdgC gene encoding recombination-associated protein RdgC, with product MGIMSASGSFTRYRIVEDVPKGLWLEIQDRLAGDSFQEIEDTADENAWGWVSIEDMLDTQWASGSPFKGEYVAFALRLDTRRIPAAVFKKHYQVALQEATAKAKEQGKKFVGREAKKELKENVKLWLLRQTLPVPAIFDVVWNMRTNRILLGSTQRTARTLFEDQFAKTFELHLEPLTPYYLAANLGGEEVHTKLEEYEPVVYV from the coding sequence ATGGGCATCATGTCAGCCAGCGGGAGCTTTACCCGGTACCGGATTGTAGAGGATGTGCCCAAAGGGCTGTGGCTGGAGATCCAGGATCGCCTGGCCGGGGACAGCTTCCAGGAGATCGAGGATACAGCCGATGAAAATGCGTGGGGATGGGTGAGTATTGAGGACATGCTGGATACGCAATGGGCTTCAGGATCCCCGTTTAAAGGCGAGTATGTGGCTTTTGCCCTGCGTTTGGATACCCGGCGCATCCCCGCCGCGGTATTTAAAAAACATTATCAGGTTGCCCTTCAGGAGGCCACAGCCAAGGCCAAGGAGCAGGGCAAGAAATTCGTCGGCCGGGAGGCCAAGAAGGAGCTGAAGGAGAACGTCAAACTGTGGCTTTTGAGGCAGACTCTGCCGGTTCCGGCAATCTTTGACGTGGTCTGGAACATGCGGACCAACCGGATACTTCTGGGCTCGACCCAGAGGACGGCCCGGACCCTGTTCGAGGACCAGTTTGCCAAGACCTTTGAACTCCACCTGGAACCCCTGACTCCGTACTACCTGGCCGCCAATCTGGGCGGAGAGGAGGTGCACACCAAGCTTGAAGAATACGAGCCGGTGGTCTACGTGTGA
- the rpe gene encoding ribulose-phosphate 3-epimerase encodes MPAEPFILSPSLLSSDFSRLADELHALEQAGLRWAHWDVMDGHFVPNITLGPPFIAACRRQSGLFFDVHLMIDHPDRYVDEFVLAGADLVCVHAEACVHLERTLSRIRELGAECALALNPHTPLSVLDYVLPQLDMVLIMSVNPGFGGQSFIPFSLDKIADLKQMITDRGCRCSIQVDGGVNLDNAQKLVRAGADILVSGSAFFKHPPYAQRLREFLEAAGSRP; translated from the coding sequence ATGCCCGCAGAGCCGTTCATTCTCTCCCCCTCCTTGCTTTCCTCTGACTTCAGCCGCCTGGCTGATGAGCTGCACGCCCTGGAACAGGCCGGTCTGCGCTGGGCGCACTGGGACGTCATGGATGGCCACTTTGTGCCCAATATCACCCTGGGACCGCCGTTCATAGCCGCCTGCCGCCGTCAAAGCGGCCTGTTCTTCGACGTGCATTTGATGATTGACCACCCGGATCGGTATGTGGACGAGTTTGTCCTTGCCGGCGCGGATCTGGTCTGCGTCCATGCCGAAGCCTGTGTCCACCTGGAACGCACCTTGAGCCGGATCAGGGAGCTGGGGGCCGAATGCGCGCTCGCCCTGAACCCGCACACCCCCCTGTCTGTTCTGGACTACGTCCTGCCCCAGCTGGACATGGTCCTGATCATGAGCGTGAACCCCGGATTCGGCGGCCAGTCGTTCATTCCCTTTTCCCTGGACAAGATCGCGGATCTGAAACAGATGATCACAGACAGAGGCTGTCGCTGCAGCATTCAGGTAGACGGCGGGGTGAACCTGGACAATGCCCAAAAGCTGGTTCGGGCCGGGGCGGACATTCTGGTCTCCGGCTCGGCCTTTTTCAAGCATCCGCCCTACGCGCAGCGGCTGCGTGAGTTCCTGGAAGCGGCCGGGAGCAGGCCGTAA
- the tkt gene encoding transketolase, translating to MPSRRELANAVRLLSLDAIQKAKSGHPGAPMGMADIAEVLWNDYLVHNPSDPAWPNRDRFVLSNGHASMLLYALLHLSGYDLGIEDIKAFRSLHSRTPGHPEHGVTPGVETTTGPLGQGMANAVGMAIAERVLAAQFNREGFPLVDHHTYVFLGDGCMMEGVSHEACSLAGTLGLGKLIAVYDDNGISIDGNIASWFGDDTAKRFEAYGWHVIPEVDGHDSQAVVQALDQAREVQDRPTLICCRTQIAYGSPGLAGSHKAHGAPLGEEEIQAVRTKLGWDHPAFVVPEAIAQGWDARESGAKAQAEWEEMLARYAADYPELAAEFKRRMAGELPPDFAHLAWKAVNELQAKAQVMATRKASKMALEELGPLLPELFGGSADLSGSNQTVWSGSRPVSKEGWEGNYLHYGVREFGMAAIMNGMALHGGLIPYGGTFLVFSDYARNAIRLSALMGIRAIHVLSHDSIGLGEDGPTHQPVEHASSLRLMPNLHVWRPCDTVESAVAWVSALSRQGPSALLFSRQSTKHQDRSPETVQAIAKGGYILFEPDAYPQAIVIATGSEVELAVQAAERLGHQGRAVRVVSMPCAEVFAAQSEEYRESVLPTAVQARLAVEAGSSDWWAAYVGTRGRVLGIDRFGESAPGPDLYAYFGLTAQRVEEELIVLLGQ from the coding sequence ATGCCGTCCCGCAGGGAACTCGCCAATGCTGTGCGCTTATTGAGTTTGGATGCCATCCAGAAGGCCAAATCCGGACATCCCGGAGCGCCCATGGGCATGGCCGATATCGCCGAGGTGCTCTGGAACGACTACCTGGTGCACAATCCGAGTGATCCGGCCTGGCCCAACAGGGACAGATTTGTTCTGTCCAACGGGCACGCCTCTATGCTCTTGTATGCCCTGCTGCATCTGAGCGGATACGATCTGGGCATAGAAGACATCAAGGCCTTCCGCAGCCTGCATTCCAGGACTCCCGGCCACCCGGAGCACGGGGTCACGCCAGGGGTGGAGACCACGACCGGGCCTCTGGGACAGGGGATGGCCAATGCAGTGGGAATGGCCATAGCTGAGCGGGTCTTGGCCGCCCAGTTCAACCGGGAAGGGTTTCCCCTGGTCGATCACCACACCTATGTGTTCCTCGGCGACGGATGCATGATGGAGGGTGTCTCCCACGAGGCCTGCTCCCTGGCCGGGACCTTGGGGCTGGGCAAGCTGATCGCGGTGTACGACGACAACGGGATCTCCATTGACGGCAACATTGCCTCCTGGTTCGGGGACGACACAGCCAAGCGGTTCGAGGCTTACGGCTGGCATGTGATCCCGGAGGTGGACGGCCACGACAGCCAGGCGGTGGTGCAGGCCCTGGACCAGGCCCGGGAGGTTCAGGACCGCCCCACCCTGATCTGCTGCCGGACCCAGATTGCCTATGGGTCCCCCGGTCTGGCCGGAAGCCACAAGGCCCACGGCGCCCCTCTGGGAGAGGAGGAAATCCAGGCCGTGCGCACAAAGCTCGGATGGGACCATCCAGCGTTCGTGGTTCCCGAGGCCATCGCCCAGGGCTGGGATGCCAGGGAGAGCGGGGCCAAAGCCCAGGCAGAATGGGAGGAGATGCTTGCCAGGTACGCTGCTGATTACCCCGAGCTGGCCGCGGAGTTCAAGCGGCGCATGGCCGGGGAGCTGCCTCCGGACTTTGCCCATCTGGCCTGGAAGGCGGTCAATGAGCTGCAGGCCAAGGCCCAGGTTATGGCCACCAGAAAGGCGTCCAAGATGGCCCTGGAAGAGCTTGGTCCGCTGCTGCCGGAGCTTTTCGGCGGCTCTGCCGACCTCAGCGGGTCCAACCAGACCGTGTGGTCCGGATCCCGCCCGGTGAGCAAGGAGGGGTGGGAAGGCAATTATCTGCACTACGGCGTGCGCGAGTTCGGGATGGCCGCAATCATGAACGGCATGGCCCTGCACGGGGGGCTGATCCCCTATGGGGGGACCTTCCTGGTCTTTTCCGACTATGCGCGCAATGCCATCCGCCTCTCGGCCCTGATGGGGATTCGGGCCATTCATGTTTTGTCCCACGACTCCATCGGCCTTGGCGAGGACGGCCCGACCCACCAGCCTGTGGAACATGCCTCTTCCCTGCGCTTGATGCCCAATCTGCACGTCTGGCGGCCCTGCGACACTGTGGAGAGCGCTGTGGCCTGGGTTTCGGCCCTGTCCCGCCAGGGGCCGAGCGCCCTTTTGTTCTCCAGGCAGAGCACAAAGCATCAGGACCGGAGCCCGGAAACGGTTCAGGCCATCGCCAAAGGCGGCTACATCCTGTTTGAGCCGGACGCGTACCCCCAGGCCATCGTCATAGCCACCGGATCCGAGGTTGAGCTGGCCGTGCAGGCGGCCGAACGGCTGGGACACCAGGGCCGGGCGGTGCGGGTGGTTTCCATGCCCTGTGCCGAGGTGTTTGCGGCCCAAAGCGAGGAATACAGGGAGAGCGTTCTGCCCACAGCGGTGCAGGCCAGATTGGCGGTGGAGGCCGGCAGCTCCGACTGGTGGGCCGCATATGTGGGAACCCGGGGACGGGTCCTGGGGATTGACCGTTTTGGCGAGTCCGCCCCCGGACCGGATCTGTACGCCTATTTCGGATTGACCGCACAGCGGGTGGAAGAAGAGCTCATTGTCTTGCTCGGACAGTGA